The genomic interval ACGGTCACTTCTGGACCTACGCCAATCCCCGCGCCCCTAAGGGGCGCGGGGATTGCGCGATCAGCCACACACGACGCGCACCCGACGACCAACCACGCCCCTACGGCGCTCAGTTCAGGCAGCGTCCCGAGCCAACCAACCCGGCAGCGCTTCAAAATCCTCGGCCGCCAGCGCGAGCAGCATCGCGTCGGCGGGCGTCGGCTCGAACGGATGCCGCAGCAACGGCATCCCCGCCTGCTCCGGAGTCCGCGCCGCCTTGCGGTGGTTGTCCTCCGCGCACGACGCCACCGTGTTCAGCCAGGAGTCCTGACCCCCCTGCGCCCTCGGCACCACATGGTCGACCGTCGTCGCCCGCCTGCCGCAGTACGCGCACC from Streptomyces sp. NBC_01288 carries:
- a CDS encoding HNH endonuclease, whose amino-acid sequence is MRDTLVLNASFEPLSTVSLNRAVVLVLQDKAVVEQAHPELRMRGAEVDIPAPRVIRLCRYVRVPFRRQAPWSRRGVLVRDRHRCAYCGRRATTVDHVVPRAQGGQDSWLNTVASCAEDNHRKAARTPEQAGMPLLRHPFEPTPADAMLLALAAEDFEALPGWLARDAA